TTTGAGTTTTCGGATGAGGACTTGATGTCAATATGCCAAACAAGTGAGGAGGAatcagaaaagaaagagaattgaAAGATATTTTTCGATGGAGCTTCGAATGCCTTGGGGCATGGCATAGGGGCAGTTAGTGTCACCAAAAGGAGATCATTATCCCATCATAGCCAAACTCAATTTCTATTGCACTAATAATGTGGCAGAATATGAAGCTTGTGTCATGGGTCTTCAGGCAGCCATTGAGAGGAAAATTCACATTTTGAAAGTATTTGGGGATTttgctttggttatttatcAATTGCGGGGAGAATGGGAGACACGTGACTCGAAGTTAGTCCGGTATCGTAAGTATGTTTCAAAgctgattgaaaattttgataagattTGCTTCACCCATTTGCCCTGAGAGGATAACCAAATAGCTGATGCATTAGCCACGTTGGCAGCAATGTTCAAAGTTGGTACCGATGTCAAGATTCAACACATCATGATTAATCTTCGAGAGTGCCTCGCACACTACTCCAGTGTAGAGGAAGAAGTAGACAGGAAACCGTGGTACCATGATATTGTGCATTATCTCAAGTTTCAGCAGTATCCGGAGCAAAGCtcaaaaaatgataagaaaaccaTTAAAAGGTTGGCAATGAATTTCTTCTTGGATGGAGACATCTTATACAGGAGAAGTAGGGACCAAGTGCTTTTAAGATGTGTGGATTCAGCCGAAGCTCGAAAAATAGTTGAGGAAGTTCACGAAGGAATTTGTGGGGCACATGCAAGTGGGCATATGTTGGCAAGACAGGTCATGAGAGTAGGGTATTACTGGCTCACGTTGGAAACAAATTGTACAGATTTCGCTTGAAAGTGTCACAAGTGTCAGATATATGCAGACAGAATCCACACTCTTGTAAATGCACTGAATGTATTGACATCACCATGGCCATTCTCAATGTGGGGCATGGATGTGATTGGGTTAATAACCTCGAAGGCATCAAATGGGCATCGGTTTATTCTTGTGGTGATTGACTACTTCACTAAGTGGGTAGAAGTAGCATCTTATGCCAATGTGACCCAGAAAGTGGTATGTAAGttcatccaaaaagaaataatatgccGCTATGGTCTCCTGGAAATGATCATCATAGATAACGCTAGTAACCTCAATGGTTCAATGATGAAAGAGGTTTGTGCCAAGTTCAAGATCAAGCATCACAATTCAGTGCCTTATCGCCCAAAAATGAATGGAGCGGTAGAAGCAACCAACAAGAACATCAAAAGgataattgaaaagatgatAGATGTATAAAAAGATTGGCATGAGAAGTTACCCTTTGCTTTGCATGCTTATCGCACAACAGTCCGAACTTCCACGGGAGCTACGCCGTTCTCTTTGGTATTTGGGATGGAAGTAGTTTTACCAGTTGAAGTAGAAATCCCTTCCCTAAGGGTCCTTAAAGAAGTACAGTTGGAAGAAGCTGAATGGGTTAACGCTCGTTATGAGCAATTGAATCTCATAGAAGAAAAGAGGTTGACGGCACTTTGCCATGGGCAGTTATATCAAAAGAGAATGATGATGGCATATGGCAAGAAGGTACATCCTCGTCAGTTCCAAGAGGGAGAGTTagtattgaaaagaatttttctGAACCAACAGGATCCTCGCGGGAAATGGACGCTGAATTGGGAAGGACCATTTGTGGTGAAGAAAGCTTTTTCAGGAGGAGCACTAATTTTGGCAAAGATGGACAGAAGGGAGTTTTCCAACCCAGTGAATGCCAATGTtgtcaagaaatattttgcgtaaaaaaaaaagagaaagaaaaattttcaagttgaaagcCTAAACAGGCGGCTTGAGTATGGGAGATGTGTTTACGACGAAAACCCGAAAAGGCGGTCTAGACACGAAGGAGGTCCAAATACTACAAGGGCTTAACACAAAAAGGATGAAAATTATGATCCGAGATGTTCAGACAAAAGACAAGGGAGTTGACGCTTGTGCCTACTTTGAGATAAAATTTCGAGGCTACTGTCAATATCTATCGAAACAGTCATTAAGAAATAACTGTATCTCTTTTGTATTAATCGATTTTCCCCTATTTCTTGTCATTATGCTTGATTGTAGAAACTTCCcttttttctaatgaaaaatAGCCTTTCTGCTCCCAACATTGTCATCATTTCCATTCTGCCAAGAGAGGAGATATGAGTACATTGCATTGCATTTGccataaaattggaatgatatttaataaaaagcatgataaagaaaagaaatatttgtaatattttgaaaaaggatCATAATTGACGGGGAATGAAATAGAGTCtggtaatataaaaaagaaagagaaaagattaagaaaagaaagaaagaaatggaaatagCAACAGAATGGAGAACAGTTAAAATGTGAAGAATGATTGGACCATGCATATGatagaggaagaaaacaaTTGTGAGCAATGAATTAGGGAAGACGAGAGATCGGAAGTGTGATCAGTTCATCCCCCAATGATCAAAGAGAAGGCTCTAAAATacaccaaagaaaaaaagctgATGATTAGGATATTCAAAATGCCATgttcaaagttttaaaacaactgaaaaagaagaaaattcatctttaaagTCGTAGAACCTTAGATGAGGTAGATTATTTTTCAccatttcaaaaaagaaaaaaggtttcgttgcctcagttttgaggagttcatttttaaagttacgtTGCCTCAGTTTTCGAAGAGCCACATCTCTTAAATCCTCCGAGTACATTCTGAAGACCTCCGAGTACATTATTCTCTTAAAACCTCCGGGTGCATATTCTAAAACCTCCGGGTTATTAGTTTCAAGACTTTTGAAAGTCTTATTGCCTTAGTTTTGAGGAGTTTATTTTAGaagtttcgttgcctcagttttaaggagttcattttttaGAAGTTTCATTGCCTtagttttgaggagttcatctTTTAGAGTTTcattgcctcagctttgaggacttcatttttaaaagtctcgttgcctcagttttgaggagtttattttagaagtttcgttgcctcagttttgaggagttcattttttagaagtttcgttgcctcagttttgaggagttcatttttaaaagtctcGTTACTTCAGTTTTGaagagttcatttttaaaagtctcGTTGCCTCAGCTTAGAGGAgtctcatttaaaaaaaacataaaaaaaacaaaaaaaaagctttggtaagagaattaagaaattttaagtCAAGTACAGTATCTACGTCTTTGCACTATTTCGGATTACCAAAAAGAGTAAAGTGGGGCAACTGTAGACACTTAAATTTtgacaaataataaatcaaaattaaatattaattaaaaattaattaattgaataattagaatattataaaaaaaagagagtacTAGCAGAGCGCGGACGCCTCTGCCAGTACCACCACTACAGTGCCAAACACGAAAAACTTGTGTCTGGTAGAGTAGTGGAGTGTGCCCCCTCCAGAAGCCACAAACAAGTACAAAGGGAGGGGGCACTGTAGCAAAAGGGCAGCCAAGAACGAGCAATCAAAAACGCTAGAAAATCTTAGCAACCAGCAACCAAGAAATCCTAGCTTTCTAGCAATCGGAAACAACCACCAtccacaacaaaaaaaaaacaaaaatatcgGCAGCCAAAAAATCGAGGAATcgaaaaaaacccaaaaatccCTAGCAAGCTTACTAACAGCCACAAAAAATCCACAATCaaacccaaaaacaaaacaaaaaaaaacaaagaatgaaaaaccaaaaaccatAATAGAAAACTTTAGGTGCCGCCGGATTTGGGAGGAGAATCTTGGGTCTCCTGCCATCGgttaaaaaaaaggtttttgggGTTTTGCATCTCGACCGAAAGATGAGCGAAGGAAGAAGAGTTGCGGGCCTCTTATCGCGAGTTAGAAGAGGGCGGTTTAGGGGGTTTTTACGCTGACGTTGGGAGAGATTTGAAGCTGATTTGGGTGGTTGCCGGTAGAGGGAGGAGAGAGAGATTCGAACGGCACCAGGAAAGGAAAGGCTATTGGGTGGTCGGCGATTAGCAAGCTAGAGAGGAAGAATGACTGATGGGCatagatagagagagagagagagagagagagagaagctcGGTCTTTTTGGAGTCGGCAAATGGAGATTGAAAAGCCGTTTACAGCGCCGACGAAAGGTGCTTTGTAGGTCTTGTCTTCCTTGTAGCCGATGAAATGAGGGAGGTCCAGTTTGGGTGAGTGAGCAGAATAAGAAAATGTGAGAGAGGGTGGGTAAAGACAGCTTGGATGTTTGGATTGTAGATACATAAAGTGCCGCCGTTTGGGTAACTGAAGTGGTGCAAAACGACGTCGTTCCCGAGGGAAGGAGTGGTTGCCGGTTAAGCATTGAATCAGTACATTTCAGGGGCGATCCAATGGGCTTTTGTAGGGTAGGCCAATTGAGGCAAGCTGTTTGGGTTGGACTATTGTCAACCCATTGAAGGTATACCCATACTTTCTCTAATGTTAACTTTGTGATATTGTGTTGGATTAATTATTTAGATAGGAGAATAattaatttagcttaattagaataaaatatataatataaaaaatattttttaaatgacaaaggaaaacatataaaagaagcaaaaatataaaagaaagataagggtgaaaataaaatgtttaacaatatatatgcaaaaatggaaaatagaaaaatgaatgaatatatttgattatgtgAACTTATATAGGTAACATAggaatgaattttgaaaaataaaaaaataataaataaataaaatgaaataaatagaATTCTCATTTGTGGATGATAAACTTGTTCaaagaaatagttttataaaaatagagagatggtgaaaattgattaaaaatgaactcaataccgatgatgggatgattggtCGGGACACGAAGAGTCGCAATCTCGGGTTAATTTTTTCTAGGTTCGAAATCCGAAttaaggctccaccagtaTAATGGGAGGGCCTCGATTTTGAGATCtcgaaatttttataaataaaatttaactatacaaaaatcatttaaaaaaaataataaataaataataatagataaaaataaaaataataatgatagttcaaatatatatatcataaatttgtgaaatgttaacatccatgacattaaataaatagacaaataataaaaactattaataaggaaaatccaaaacaataaataatttaaaaattaaacattaaatatctaatgGTATAAAttatagattaataaaatattatgtaaaagaaataagatagaaagtagaaagaaaaaaaatggaattaaatatagatatataaaataagattttaggCATTAGGTTTGAACAAAAGATtgattaca
Above is a window of Theobroma cacao cultivar B97-61/B2 unplaced genomic scaffold, Criollo_cocoa_genome_V2, whole genome shotgun sequence DNA encoding:
- the LOC108663961 gene encoding uncharacterized protein LOC108663961; this encodes MFKVGTDVKIQHIMINLRECLAHYSSVEEEVDRKPWYHDIVHYLKFQQYPEQSSKNDKKTIKRLAMNFFLDGDILYRRSRDQVLLRCVDSAEARKIVEEVHEGICGAHANRIHTLVNALNVLTSPWPFSMWGMDVIGLITSKASNGHRFILVVIDYFTKWVEVASYANVTQKVVCKFIQKEIICRYGLLEMIIIDNASNLNGSMMKELPFALHAYRTTVRTSTGATPFSLVFGMEVVLPVEVEIPSLRVLKEVQLEEAEWVNARYEQLNLIEEKRLTALCHGQLYQKRMMMAYGKKVHPRQFQEGELVLKRIFLNQQDPRGKWTLNWEGPFVVKKAFSGGALILAKMDRREFSNPVNANVVKKYFA